GGCCGCTCATGCCTCCCATCCTTTGTGAAGCTGCATTTCGCCAATACGGACAAAGCATTGGCCCTAGTTAATAAAAAGAGGAACTGAGTAAATACTCAGTTCCTTCTTTTTTCTAACATGACTATCCTCTTAATACTGCTCCAGCCTTGTCTTTCAAAGCCTCAAGCACACGTTCATGAACCTTCGTTACCTCTTCATCCGTCAAAGTTCGTTCAGGATCCACATACTTCAACGTGAACGCAATCGATTTCTTTCCTTCCTCCATCTTATCGCCTTCATATAAATCAAAAACATAGGCTTCTTTAAGTAACGGTGCACCAGTCGTTAAAATAACTTCTTTCAAGGTGCCTGACACCGTTTCTTTGTTTACCACGAGGGCAATGTCCCTTGTGATGGATGGGTAGCGCGGGATGGCTTGATATCTCAATGGTTCTGCGCTTTCATCAAGCAAAGCTTTTAAAGATAGGTCGAATACATAGGTGTCTTTCAGGTCATGGTCTTTTTGAATGCTTGGATGAACTTGCCCAACGAAGCCGATCTTCTCTCCCTTTAACCGAATTTCAGCGGTGCGTCCTGGATGCATACCTTCCACTTGTGCTTGAACGTATTCCACACGATCGCTAAGTCCAAGTTTCGCGAACATTCCTTCTAAAATCCCTTTTAAAACAAAGAAGTCAACCGGTTTCTTTTCTCCTTGCCATAAATGGCTGTGCCAAAGTCCGGTAATCGCTCCAGCCACATGTTCTTCCTCGGTTGGCAATGCATCTTTACCGTTCGATAAAAAGACGTTACCTGTTTCATAGACCGCTAAGCTGTCATTTTGGCGGGCACTATTATATTTTAATACCTCCAATAGCTGCGGCAAGATACTTAAGCGCAGGACGCTTCTGTCTTCACTCATTGGCATGGCCAAACGAATCGCTTCACGGATTTCAAGTGCAAATTGCGCTGCCTTTTCCTCACTCGTTAATGAGTAGGTTACTGCCTGATATAAGCCAGCCCCCTCAAGATAGGCACGGACAACCCGGCGTTTCTTTTGATAGTCTGACAATTTTCCTGGTGTAGCCGAACCAATCGGCAAGGTTTTTGGAATGTTATCATAGCCGTATAAACGAGCAACTTCTTCAATTAAATCTTCTTCAATTTTGATATCGCCGCGGCGTGTTGGAGCTGTCACAGTAATCGTGTCTTTCTCTACAACGGAATCAAATTGCAAACGATCGAAAATGTCTTTTACACCATTCATGCTTAGCTCAGTGCCAAGAACACGATTGATTTTCTCAAGCGTAATGGAGACAACTGCCGGCTCGATTGAAAGTGTGTCAATTTCAGCAGCTCCTTCGAGCACTTCTCCGCCTGCATATTTCTCTATTAAATAGGCTGCACGTTCACCTGCTGCACGGACCCGTTTTGGGTCAACTCCTTTTTCAAAGCGGGCACTCGCTTCACTTCTTAAGCCATGATCCTTTGAAGCTTTTCTGACTGTTAAGCCATTAAAATAAGCAGCTTCTAGTAACACGGTCGTAGTATCGGATGTAACCTCTGAATTGGCTCCGCCCATCACACCAGCAAGAGCAACAGGCTCTGTACCATTGGTAATGACAAGATGCTCGGAAGTTAATGTCCGTTCTACATCATCAAGGGTGACAAATTTCTCGCCATTATGGGCACGGCGAATAAGAATTTCTTTTGATCCTAGACGGTCATAATCAA
Above is a genomic segment from Neobacillus endophyticus containing:
- the pheT gene encoding phenylalanine--tRNA ligase subunit beta, giving the protein MFVSYKWLQDYVDLTGVTAEELAEKITKSGIEVEGVDILNEGIKGVVVGHVLEREQHPNADKLSKCLVDLGEGEPVQIICGAPNVAKGQKVAVATVGAVLPGNFKIKKAKLRGEESNGMICSLQELGMEGKIVPKEYSEGIFVFPADAEVGTDALAFLNRDDQVLELSLTPNRADCLSMLGVAYEVAAILGREVKFPETDLELIAEKATDYVKIVIEAKEDNPLYSAKIIKNVKIGPSPLWMQTRLMNAGIRPHNNVVDITNYVLLEYGQPLHAFDYDRLGSKEILIRRAHNGEKFVTLDDVERTLTSEHLVITNGTEPVALAGVMGGANSEVTSDTTTVLLEAAYFNGLTVRKASKDHGLRSEASARFEKGVDPKRVRAAGERAAYLIEKYAGGEVLEGAAEIDTLSIEPAVVSITLEKINRVLGTELSMNGVKDIFDRLQFDSVVEKDTITVTAPTRRGDIKIEEDLIEEVARLYGYDNIPKTLPIGSATPGKLSDYQKKRRVVRAYLEGAGLYQAVTYSLTSEEKAAQFALEIREAIRLAMPMSEDRSVLRLSILPQLLEVLKYNSARQNDSLAVYETGNVFLSNGKDALPTEEEHVAGAITGLWHSHLWQGEKKPVDFFVLKGILEGMFAKLGLSDRVEYVQAQVEGMHPGRTAEIRLKGEKIGFVGQVHPSIQKDHDLKDTYVFDLSLKALLDESAEPLRYQAIPRYPSITRDIALVVNKETVSGTLKEVILTTGAPLLKEAYVFDLYEGDKMEEGKKSIAFTLKYVDPERTLTDEEVTKVHERVLEALKDKAGAVLRG